One Elaeis guineensis isolate ETL-2024a chromosome 10, EG11, whole genome shotgun sequence genomic window carries:
- the LOC105052914 gene encoding protein RICE SALT SENSITIVE 3 isoform X2 — translation MVEENPANSSKWVYAVFWRILPRNYPPPRWDDGQGILDRSSGNKRNWILVWEDGFCDFDECERIRNASGKGSFGPDIFFKLSHEVYNYGEGLMGKVAADNSHKWVFRELPTHADPNLFSSWNATLDVPPKAWESQFNSGIQTIAIVAVKEGVVQLGSLDKVAEDLNFVINIQRKFNYLQSIPGVFAMQRPYQLSSEHYINMLKHNLQLSEISRCRMRLDCEKEEEFASKSVTFDWDNTMKDTIFQSIPPLLPSMSYSLGMLLSRLPSVTPPSSHVQSPSTARNYGFQVPNLTCSYSQNSNGKLNISEVPESKSQLISPCSSNRYEETAFVQEFNVQGAEPSNITPML, via the exons AAAATCCTGCTAACTCTTCCAAGTGGGTGTATGCTGTTTTCTGGAGAATCCTCCCTCGAAACTATCCTCCACCAAG GTGGGATGATGGACAAGGGATCTTAGACCGGTCCAGTGGAAACAAAAGAAATTG GATTCTAGTGTGGGAAGACGGGTTCTGCGATTTTGATGAGTGCGAGCGAATCAGAAATGCTTCTGGAAAGGGCAGCTTTGGACCAGACATCTTCTTTAAGTTGTCACATGAGGTCTACAATTATGGAGAAGG ATTAATGGGGAAGGTGGCAGCTGATAACAGCCACAAGTGGGTGTTTAGGGAATTGCCCACACATGCTGATCCCAaccttttttcttcatggaatgCAACACTTGACGTA CCACCAAAGGCTTGGGAATCGCAGTTCAATTCTGGCATCCAG ACTATTGCAATTGTTGCCGTAAAGGAAGGTGTGGTGCAACTGGGTTCACTAGATAAG GTTGCAGAAGATCTTAACTTCGTGATCAATATACAAAGAAAATTTAATTACCTTCAGAGCATTCCTGGTGTCTTTGCTATGCAACGACCTTACCAGCTTTCCTCAGAGCATTATATCAATATGCTCAAGCATAACCTGCAGCTTAGCGAGATATCGAGGTGTAGGATGAGACTTGATTGTGAGAAGGAAGAGGAATTTGCAAGCAAGTCAGTTACTTTTGATTGGGATAACACCATGAAGGACACCATTTTCCAGTCCATCCCTCCCCTTCTCCCATCAATGTCTTACAGTCTCGGGATGCTTCTGTCTAGATTACCTTCTGTGACTCCACCAAGCAGCCATGTTCAATCTCCAAGTACCGCTAGGAATTATGGTTTTCAAGTGCCAAATTTAACTTGCAGTTATAGTCAGAACTCTAATGGGAAACTCAACATATCTGAAGTGCCAGAAAGCAAATCCCAGCTCATTAGCCCTTGCTCAAGCAATCGGTATGAGGAGACTGCATTTGTACAAGAATTCAATGTTCAAGGTGCAGAACCAAGCAACATTACTCCTATGCTTTAA
- the LOC105052914 gene encoding uncharacterized protein isoform X1, whose protein sequence is MDGGLPLLNRLWQQALRSFCSSENPANSSKWVYAVFWRILPRNYPPPRWDDGQGILDRSSGNKRNWILVWEDGFCDFDECERIRNASGKGSFGPDIFFKLSHEVYNYGEGLMGKVAADNSHKWVFRELPTHADPNLFSSWNATLDVPPKAWESQFNSGIQTIAIVAVKEGVVQLGSLDKVAEDLNFVINIQRKFNYLQSIPGVFAMQRPYQLSSEHYINMLKHNLQLSEISRCRMRLDCEKEEEFASKSVTFDWDNTMKDTIFQSIPPLLPSMSYSLGMLLSRLPSVTPPSSHVQSPSTARNYGFQVPNLTCSYSQNSNGKLNISEVPESKSQLISPCSSNRYEETAFVQEFNVQGAEPSNITPML, encoded by the exons ATGGATGGTGGACTTCCTTTGCTTAATCGTCTATGGCAGCAAGCTCTTAGAAGCTTTTGTTCTTCAGAAAATCCTGCTAACTCTTCCAAGTGGGTGTATGCTGTTTTCTGGAGAATCCTCCCTCGAAACTATCCTCCACCAAG GTGGGATGATGGACAAGGGATCTTAGACCGGTCCAGTGGAAACAAAAGAAATTG GATTCTAGTGTGGGAAGACGGGTTCTGCGATTTTGATGAGTGCGAGCGAATCAGAAATGCTTCTGGAAAGGGCAGCTTTGGACCAGACATCTTCTTTAAGTTGTCACATGAGGTCTACAATTATGGAGAAGG ATTAATGGGGAAGGTGGCAGCTGATAACAGCCACAAGTGGGTGTTTAGGGAATTGCCCACACATGCTGATCCCAaccttttttcttcatggaatgCAACACTTGACGTA CCACCAAAGGCTTGGGAATCGCAGTTCAATTCTGGCATCCAG ACTATTGCAATTGTTGCCGTAAAGGAAGGTGTGGTGCAACTGGGTTCACTAGATAAG GTTGCAGAAGATCTTAACTTCGTGATCAATATACAAAGAAAATTTAATTACCTTCAGAGCATTCCTGGTGTCTTTGCTATGCAACGACCTTACCAGCTTTCCTCAGAGCATTATATCAATATGCTCAAGCATAACCTGCAGCTTAGCGAGATATCGAGGTGTAGGATGAGACTTGATTGTGAGAAGGAAGAGGAATTTGCAAGCAAGTCAGTTACTTTTGATTGGGATAACACCATGAAGGACACCATTTTCCAGTCCATCCCTCCCCTTCTCCCATCAATGTCTTACAGTCTCGGGATGCTTCTGTCTAGATTACCTTCTGTGACTCCACCAAGCAGCCATGTTCAATCTCCAAGTACCGCTAGGAATTATGGTTTTCAAGTGCCAAATTTAACTTGCAGTTATAGTCAGAACTCTAATGGGAAACTCAACATATCTGAAGTGCCAGAAAGCAAATCCCAGCTCATTAGCCCTTGCTCAAGCAATCGGTATGAGGAGACTGCATTTGTACAAGAATTCAATGTTCAAGGTGCAGAACCAAGCAACATTACTCCTATGCTTTAA